A window of Pedococcus aerophilus contains these coding sequences:
- a CDS encoding esterase family protein produces the protein MKVTERWWSDRMGQELSLVRWGHYGVPVLLFPTAGGDAEEVERNQLVDRLAPMIEAGRIKVYSCDSAAGRAMAQKVGSTEYRMWLFNAYHQAVAEEVVPAIHADSNGPQPIVTAGASIGAFNAVAMVCRYPHLFSAAIGMSGTYAIEQFIGGPNTDDLYYSSPLQFVPGLEGEALETLRHRFVLMASGSGDYEDVGESWAVAKVLGDKGIPNRVDDWGPGYMHDWPTWWEMLPLYLDDLVP, from the coding sequence GTGAAGGTCACCGAACGCTGGTGGTCCGACCGGATGGGGCAGGAGCTGTCCCTCGTCCGTTGGGGGCACTACGGCGTGCCCGTGCTGCTCTTCCCGACAGCGGGTGGCGATGCCGAGGAGGTCGAGCGCAACCAGCTCGTCGACCGGCTCGCGCCGATGATCGAGGCCGGACGGATCAAGGTCTACTCGTGCGACAGCGCGGCCGGGCGGGCGATGGCCCAGAAGGTGGGCTCCACGGAGTACCGCATGTGGCTGTTCAACGCCTACCACCAGGCCGTCGCCGAGGAGGTCGTCCCCGCGATCCACGCGGACAGCAACGGCCCGCAGCCGATCGTCACGGCGGGGGCGTCGATCGGGGCGTTCAACGCCGTGGCGATGGTCTGCCGCTACCCGCACCTGTTCAGCGCCGCCATCGGCATGAGCGGCACCTATGCCATCGAGCAGTTCATCGGCGGCCCGAACACCGACGACCTCTACTACTCCTCGCCGCTGCAGTTCGTGCCCGGCCTCGAGGGGGAGGCGCTGGAGACGCTGCGGCACCGGTTCGTCCTGATGGCGTCCGGGAGTGGTGACTACGAGGACGTGGGCGAGTCCTGGGCGGTGGCGAAGGTGTTGGGGGACAAGGGGATCCCGAACCGCGTCGACGACTGGGGTCCGGGGTACATGCACGACTGGCCGACGTGGTGGGAGATGCTCCCGCTCTACCTCGACGACCTGGTCCCGTGA
- a CDS encoding alpha/beta hydrolase-fold protein, with the protein MNERRLAVNRLRERLPVDGAAIDRFLARHPSPVIEGERATFLFRGDADEVRVRHRVVGLPDPLPMRRLPDTDLWAATTVLPSGSRVEYQLETRRGDHYESFNDPLNPKVAHSPMGSSSVCAATGYEVPQWVHHDPEARQGEIVEDTLRSKALRREQDVKLYLPARYNTALRYPLLVVHDGTDYLDYAAMKTVLDNLIHRLDVAPLVVAFVPPRDRLKEYPNHAPHARFIARELVPRLSERLSLLDDPQGRCLMGSSFGGIASLSTAVRYPGEFGSLFLQSASMVFTDIGTDHGGGPYFDPVVKFVNRYREKPTRPVERIFMSCGTYEPLITPNRSMVPVFRGAGMTVKYVEARDGHNWEDWRDRLRDGLSWIFPGPQKFVYE; encoded by the coding sequence GTGAACGAGCGTCGACTGGCCGTCAACCGGCTCCGCGAACGGCTCCCCGTCGACGGGGCCGCCATCGACCGCTTCCTCGCCCGGCACCCGTCCCCGGTCATCGAGGGGGAGCGGGCGACGTTCCTCTTCCGCGGCGATGCCGACGAGGTGCGGGTGCGCCACCGCGTCGTCGGACTGCCCGACCCGCTCCCGATGCGCCGCCTGCCCGACACCGACCTGTGGGCCGCGACGACGGTGCTGCCGAGCGGGTCCCGCGTGGAGTACCAGCTGGAGACGCGGCGGGGCGACCACTACGAGAGCTTCAACGACCCGCTCAACCCCAAGGTGGCGCACTCGCCCATGGGGTCGAGCTCGGTCTGCGCGGCGACGGGCTACGAGGTGCCCCAGTGGGTGCACCACGACCCCGAGGCTCGGCAGGGCGAGATCGTCGAGGACACGTTGCGCTCCAAGGCTCTTCGCCGCGAGCAGGACGTCAAGCTCTATCTGCCCGCGCGGTACAACACCGCCCTGCGCTACCCCCTGCTCGTGGTCCACGACGGCACCGACTACCTCGACTACGCGGCCATGAAGACAGTGCTGGACAACCTCATCCACCGCCTCGACGTCGCCCCGCTCGTCGTCGCCTTCGTCCCGCCGCGCGACCGGTTGAAGGAGTACCCCAACCACGCGCCGCACGCCCGGTTCATCGCCCGCGAGCTCGTGCCGCGGCTGTCCGAGCGGCTCTCCCTCCTCGACGACCCGCAGGGCCGCTGCCTCATGGGGTCCAGCTTCGGTGGAATCGCGTCCCTGTCGACGGCGGTGCGCTACCCGGGCGAGTTCGGCTCGCTGTTCCTGCAGTCCGCGTCGATGGTCTTCACGGACATCGGCACCGACCACGGGGGTGGCCCGTACTTCGACCCGGTGGTGAAGTTCGTCAACCGCTACCGGGAGAAGCCGACCCGGCCCGTCGAGCGGATCTTCATGTCCTGCGGGACCTACGAGCCCCTCATCACGCCGAACCGCTCGATGGTGCCCGTGTTCCGTGGCGCCGGGATGACGGTGAAGTACGTGGAAGCCCGCGACGGCCACAACTGGGAGGACTGGCGCGACCGGTTGCGCGACGGCCTGTCGTGGATCTTTCCCGGCCCGCAGAAGTTCGTGTACGAGTAG